The nucleotide sequence TCTCGGCAAGATAGGTCTTGATGAAATCCTTCCGGTAATTGATGGAAAGAAGGAATTCCGAAAACCCCCGCTTTCCGAAGGACTCCATGATCAGTTCCAGCATGGGCTTGTCACCGATGGGAAGAAGAGGCTTGGGAACGATCCTCGTGATGGGGTCGAGACGGCTCCCCCTGCCGCCGGCCATAACCACGACCTTGTTCTCCTGCCGTTCGACCTCTGCTTCTTCGGAGAGAACGTCCTCCAGGTAGATCACCGCCACGGGCTCCCCTTTTTTCCCCACCACCGGAACCCTGCTGATTCCGTGCCGCTCCATGAGGGCTCTCGCCCTGCCGAGGGAATAAGACGACACCGTCTTGGGGGAAGGATTACACACCTCGCCGGCGGGCGTGGAAAGCGGTTTCCCCGCACTGATGCACCGCCGGATGTCACCGTCGGTCAGCGTTCCGGAAAGTTTTCCGGAGTCGTCGACGATGAACAGTATCTGGGAGGCTGTATCGTTAAGGTGTTGCACAGCATCCAGGACGCTCTTTGCACCATGAAGAAGGAGTTTCTTTACATCGTGTTGATTTGCATACTCCGTCATAAACCAGCCCCCCTTCGCTTTTAGGCAATTCAATAACCCGAATGCTTTTTCTTTCAGAAAAACCGGCCCCCTAGTTATATTTCCGAAAAACAGGCTTCATGGCCGGCTCGTTTAAGTAATTTTCCACGCCATCCTCCAGTGCTTTTTTATAAACCGAAAGACTCGCGTCAAGCGCCTCCTCAGTGATTCGCATCTCCTCGTCACCATGCCTCCACGAAAGAGCGATCCACGGCATCATCACTCCGTTTTTCAGCATCTCCCTGGAAAAGAGCGTACGTAATGCAAGGGAAATATTTCCATCGGCATCCAGGGTAAGGTAGTTAGGGGAACAGGGAACCCCGAAGACCTTGAAATTTTTCTCGAGGCCATGCCGCTTCGTAACGCGTTCCATCATGCTCATTAGGTGGCTTCCGTACTGCCAAAGATGTTCAATGACAGAATTCCTACGGATAAAGGAAACAGTCTCGACAAACGCCCCAAGCCCCGCCATCTCGGCCCCGTGAGTAGTCGAAAGAAAGAAAAGCCGTTCAGTTCCCTCCTTTTCGATACTACCTTGTTCCATTATTTCACGGCGGCCGGCGACACAGGAAACAGAGTATCCGTTAGCCATAGCCTTGCCGAATGTACATAGATCAGGAACCACTCCGTAATGGTGCTGCGCTCCCTTGAGATGCCAGCGAAATCCTGTGATCATCTCGTCAAGGATGAAGATTATGCCATGTTTTGCACAAAGTGCTCTTACTTTCTGTAAGAAGTTATCCTTCGGCTCCTCGGTTGTGGCAGGCTCCAGAACAACACAGGCAATACGGTCAGGATACTCAGAAACGAGTGCCTCCAGAGAGGCGATGTCGTTATAGTGGAAGAGCTTCGTCAATTCCACTGTTGAGGATGGGATTCCCTTGGTAATCTGCGTTGAGCCAATAAACCAGTCATCGTAGGAAAAGAACGGATGTTCAGCACAGCGGGCTACAATGTCCCGCCCCGTGTAGCCGCGGGCAAGCTTTACAGCAGCAGTAACAGATGTGGAGCCATTCTTGGTAAACTTCACCATTTCTGCAGAATCGATTATTTCCACCAAAAGTTCAGCCGCCTGCAGTTCAATCATCGACGGGCGGGTAAGATTGGTGCCGTTACGTATCTGCCGTATCGCGGCGTCATCAATCTCGTCCTCCGCATAGCCTATATTGACAGCCCGCAGCGCCATTCCGTAGTCTAGATATTTTTTCCCTTCAGGGTCGAAAATATAGGCACATTTTCCCCTTTCAAGTATCGCCGGTGCATTTAAAGGAAACTGGTCTGCCCCTCTTGAATACGTATGGGCTCCACCGGGTATAACACTCTGGAGACGCCATGTGTAGTCATTCACAATAATCCCCCCCGTAAATTTTGGTGAACTATTCATTGAGCCGGTATGTTCCTCCAGTAAGAAGTGTTCGCCTCCCTGCGGATTTTTCTGAAGTTTCCCGGAACGCCCACATAGAGTATGCTCTCTTCGAGCGACTGATCCAGAAGAAGCGCTCCGGCGCCAAGTTCGCAATGATCTCCAATGATACAGTTGCCCAGAATACTGCTTCCGGGATGCAGAGAGCAGAATTTGCCAAGCCGGGGATAGATGTTCTTGTTCGAGCCGATGCCGCAACGTTGATAGACTAGAAAATAGTCACAGTAATTGCCTCTTCCAAGCACTGTCCCCAGAGGATGAACCCAGCGAAAAACGTCAGGAAGTTCGACTTCATAAAAAGCGTCAATCCCGTGAAGCATCTTGTTCAATGCGAATAGTTTGGAACAGATTGAGGTGTCTTCTCCCTTTCGGTACAGCGAGTTTGCAAAAAAATAAAGGAACATACCGTATTGATCTCCGTGCAGATGACTGAAAAGCACATTATTCCCATCAAAAAAGTAACGGTCTGCAATATGGGAAAAACAGTACTCAACTCTTTCGAGTGTTTGTGAAAGGAAACTCAGAAGGAACTTCGGTAATACCGGATTTTCATCCGGGAAAAAAGCATTTAGTTGGTTCGCAACGTACAGGCAGAGCGATTCTTGCTCGCTCTGGCTCAAGATCATCTGTTCATTCCTCCTTCAAATACCTTCAAACTTCCTTGACATTTATTCCATAATTTTTCAAAAAGAACCGTGCCCGTATTGGATTGTTGTCACCAAAGTGAAAAATACTCGCCATTGCCAGAGCGCTTACTCCTGTTGTCTTCATCGCATCTACGAGATGCATGAATGTTCCCGCTCCTCCACAGGCAATGACGGGAATGGAAGCACGCTCAACAACAAATCGAATGAGGTCAAGATCGTATCCCTTCATCTTCCCGTCACAGTCAATCGAATTGATGAAAAATTCACCCGCACCCATTTCCTGACAGACTGCGATATGTTCATCCAGGGATATTTCCCACTGCAACCTTCCTGAATGCGAAAAAAGAACGTACCGGCCCTTTATTAGGCGGACATCCAATCCAACAACAATACACTGGCTGCCGAATTCTACCGCACCTTCCCGTATCAGAAACGGATTTTCCAATGCAGCAGTCGTTACGACAACTTTATCAGCCCCATTTTTCAGAAGACGATGCATTCCATTTACAGACCGTACTCCCCCGCCGATAGCCAGGGGCATAAAACACTCCTTTGATACGTCAGAAATTATGCTGATGTTGGTTTCCCTATTCTCTGAAGTTGCGTCTATGTCAAGAAAAACCAGTTCGTCCACCAGCTGGGAGTTGTAGACCCGAGAAGCAAAAACAGGATCTCCAGTATCCCTGTAGTCGGAAAAAGAGATCCCTTTGACCATCCGACCGCCCCGAAGAAGCAGAACAGGTATGAGCCTGGTTTTCAGCATTCTGCCGTCCCTTCCTCCAGAAAATTCTTCAATATACGGAGTCCGTTCTTCTGGCTTTTTTCAGGGTGAAACTGTACACCCCACACATTCCCCGAGACGATAACAGAGGTGAAAGCTTCTCCGTAATTCGTGCTCCCCACTGCATGAGAAGGGTCATCAACTTCAAAAATAAAGGAGTGGGTGAAGTAGAAATCAACCCCTTCTTTCACCCCTTGGAAAATGGGATGCCGTTGTTTCCGGTTTACTCCGTTCCACCCGACGTGAGGAACCCGAAAACCATCTGGGGGAGACATCCGGCGTACTTTCCCGGGGATGAGATTCAGCCCCTCAATTTCGCCGTTCTCTGTCCCCAACGAAGCAAGAAGCTGCATCCCAAGACATATACCGAGTATCTTTCCTCCATGTGCTGCAAAGCCTCTCAAGGCTTCAGAAAAATTCCTCGATTTCAACTCGGTCATGCTGCTAAAGAATGAACCAACCCCCGGCAGGATGATTTTTTTGCAGTCATTTATCCTTCGCGGTGAATCGAGGACGCAGGGACTTTCTCCGAGGAATTTCAGAGCATTAAAAACGGATCCAATATTTCCCCGCCCTAGATCGATGACACCAATCATCCTCTTTTTCCTTCTCCTTCTTTACGGTTGTTCTCCCTATACCAGGAATCCATATCCTGGAGCCTCGTTTCGGGCAGCTCTCTTTCGAAATCCGGTTCCCAGGGAGCAACTGCGAACTTGGCGACAGTTTCGTTGAATTCTCTCTCCGTCATCCCCATATACTCGAGAAATACCTCAAGTGATGCCGGCTTGAAAGCATCGTATGCCTCAACTAATCTCTGCCCTTCCTCGGATGACATTCGGCCATTCCGAATCTCGAAGTTCACAAGCTGAGTCACGCGGCTGTAGCCTCGCTTCAAATATTTTACATAGTCCCGTGTTCCCTGCAGCCAGCATTCAACTTTGGCAAACTCGCCGTTAACATCTCTTGGAGCACTCTCAATATCGAGACCAACCCATCCCAGTTCGTCCATAATCATCCGTGTCTGTTTCCTGTAGTCCCACGGAATAAAACTACCCAGACATACGGAATAGCAACCGAGTTTTTTCAGTTCTTCCACCGTCGGATAGGTATATGGCAGAAGATCTCTTCGGTTAACTGGGAAATCGTCACCGCTAATCATTCCGTACATATCCTCTGCTGTAATCCCCAGGTTGCGTACCATGTTGAACTTTTCTTCGTCCTCGAATTCAATGTCATCGCCTTCGTAAGTGTAGTAGGCCGAAAGTTCAGAAAGGGGTTCACCCCAGATGACTAACGGAACATTAAAACGTACTGCGATTCGGAGAGGAAAAGAATAGACGCCAGTATGACAGTGCCAGCAGAAATCCGTTTTTCTGTCGAAGGACTCCTTCATCAGGCGTTTTACAATAGTCCAGTTCGGTCTGAAATCGATGAAATCCACTCCAAGTTTCCGCAGCGTCCTGTTGACATTTTCTTCATGTCCCGGTCTGTAAAAGCCGTGGTTAAAGCGAACGACAAGGGGTTTGATCCCGTACTCCTTCATAAGATAATAGAGGGTGAAAGTACTGTCCTTGCCCCCACTAAAGGGAACTATACAGTCATAATCGTTTTTTCCCCTGTATTTTTCAATAATTGAATCGAACTGATTTTTTCTTTTTTTCCAGTCTATGTTTTGTTTCTTAAACTCACTGCCACGGCACATATTGCAGGACAAATCGTCTGCTGCAATTTCGAGGGTTTCATAGGTCTCAGGTAGGAGGCATCGTTTGCACTTTCTCAGAATACCGCTCATTGCACACTACTCCTTATCTGCAAGTTTTGCCCTGAACAGGGCTTCGCAAATTATGAAGTCATCCATATCGTCCACTTCAAAAGACTGGTATTTGGGCACTTCGTAACCTAGAGTCCGATCATGGTAAAAACTCCTCCGTCTCTTTAGGGCCTCTGTCCAGCTAATGTATACAGTGCCGTCGAGGAAAAAAAGAGGTGTTATATCCTGTCTTCTAACTACCGAGAAATCAGGAAGATACGGAACAATGAAACCCTCTTTTCGCTTTTTCATAAGAAACGCCGGGTGGTGCGCCTCGGTAAGCGAGACAGAAACGACACTTTCTGCCTCGGGCACCGAAAGGAGCCTCTCAAGAGCTCTGTCAATGTCATCCGGTCTACGCAGTGGTGATGTCGGTTCAAGCAAGACAAGAATATTGAACTCTTCGCCATGCCGCTCGAGATAATCGATCCCATGCAAGATCACGTCAATGCTTGAAGCAACATCAGTAGCCAGAGACTTGGGGCGGAGGAAGGGGACATGAGCACCTCCTTTGCGGGCAATTTCCGCAAATTCCTCAGAATCAGTGGATACAACGACTTTATCAACATACTTTGAAGAAAGACCATGTTCTACACTCCATTGGAGCAACGGTTTTCCGCAAAAGGGACGAATGTTTTTACCGGGTAATCCTTTACTACCGGCTCTTGCCGGAACAAGCGCAAGCACTGTTTTTTCAGAAATCATGAAACCATCTCCGTTTCAGAGTGCGGTTAAGATTCTTTTCTCTGTTCTTCGGTCGACATTCGGCGAAAAAAAGACACATTCAATGTTCTTTCCACTCCCTCTCGAGCCCGTCCACCAGACGCAGGATCTCCCGGTGGCGGGCGTAGCTGTAGCCCCGCTCTGCCGTTTCGCCGCTGACCAGGCGGAAAAAATGGCGCAACTCCTCAAGGTAAGGGCTTTCGCTGATGAATTGCGCATATCCCGCCTGCCGTTCAAGTTCCTTTTCGTCAAGCAGCGGATGGACCGGTTCTCCTGACGGGGAGAGATACCGGAGAGATTGGCTGTTTCCCTCCCACAGGATCGTTCCTTCCTCACCGCTGATCAGCAGATTCCTGACCGCCTTCCTGGAGACGCAGTCAAGAGTGAAACTCCCCGTGGTTCCGTCGCCGTGGCGCAGAAGGACCTGGCAAGTATCGGGGTACGGCAGGTTCAGGGAGCTTGTCCGGGACCAGGAGCAGCTGAAGTCCGTCACTTTTCCGAAGCACTCCGTCAGCCATGGCAGCTCGATGCACAGAATTTCCCGGATGGCGTTCGTCCGGGGCGAGCCGACGAAAAACTCGTCATACTTTTCCCATGGGTGCCAGTCCGGCAAGTACTGCCCTACGTGGTAGGTATAAAACTTCCTCGCCCCCGTCTTCCCGTGGTTTCCGATGATCCAGCGGTTCTCCGAGCGGTAGAGGGGAGTCGAGGAGAGAAAGGCCACGGGAAATCCATTTTCCTCGAAGGGCAAAATAGCGTCATACCCGTCATCCAGAAGGTCAAGCTCGGAGAAGGTGTGGATGCCCTTCTCCAGGGCCGAATGAATACTGAGCGCGTGGGCGTCCGGGGGTGTGGAAACTATCAGGACATCGGGGGAAAAATCGGCAAGACCGCCTTCAAAAGATTCATATACGGTACAGCCGTAAGAGCGGGATACATCGTCCCGTCTGTCCTGCCTGGCATCCAGGACAGCTATATCCATCTCCGGGAAGAAACGGCGCACCAGGCGAAGCCGCCGCTTCCCCATCGACCCGAGCCCGGCAATAAAGCACTTCATCGCTTCAGTCCCGCCTTTTCCAAAAACAAAGCATTCTTCATTGGGACTTTCTCCCTCTTCTCCACGCTCATCGGAAACACCATTGCCTCCACCGTCATTTTTTTCTCGGTTTAGCAGGCACTCCGGTAACCGTCTCTTCTTTCTCCACGTCCCGGAGGACTACCGCCCCGGCCCCGACGACAGCTTTCTGCCCTACGATTACCCCGGGAAGGAGAACCGCGCCGGCTCCGATGAACGCACCTTCCTTAACCCGGGTATTTCCGCACAGGATGGCTCCCGGACCGATAAAACTGCCGGCTTCCACACTGCAGTCATGTTCGAGAACAGCCCGGGTGTTCACCACGGAGTTCTCGCCGACGGCCGCGTTTCGCTGCAAGACCGATCCCGCCATTATCTGGCTTCCTTCCTCGAGATTCACCGCCGGAGAAAGAACAGCTGACGGATGGACCAGTGAAAGAAAAGAATAGCCTTGAGCCCTGAACCTGCGGAAGAGATCATTCCGCAGCGTCTTCCCCGGAACAGCGCCGACACCGTTCACCAGGACAATTGCTTCCGTAGGCATGGAAAGGACAAAATCATCGTCTCCAAGCACGGGGATGCCTTCCCAGGTCTCCCCCGGATGTTTCTCGGGATCAATGACTCCCATGGGACATATTCCGCTGGCCAGGAGGAGATCCAGCACCACCGAGGCATGTCCTCCCGCCCCGAGAATCAACACCCTGGCCGAAAGGTTATTCATTGATGCCTTCATCGGGTTCATAGTCTTTCCCCGCCGTCCTGCCGAGCAATTCCCAGAATTGAAAGGGGGACATACCGTTGCCGGGCCGCTTGAAGGCCAGGTTATCGCTTGTGAATATTTCCCCTTTCCTTACCGGCCGTGACGCTACGATGCTCTTTCTCACCAACTCCCTGGTATCCCATTCCGACGGGGAGGGCACCTTTGCTTCGGTCCCGAGTGAACGCTCCGCCAAACGCACTTCCTTAACCAAACGGGAAAACAAAACCGGATCAAGGGATGCCCTGTGGTCAGGGCCTGCCTGTTCCCGATCCAGTGTAAAATGTTTCTCAATTATGCAGGCGCCGAGAGCCACGGCTGCGATCGAGACCGCCGTTCCCTCGGTGTGATCCGAGTATCCTACCGGAAGGCGGAAAGCGTTCCTTAATGTGACCATTGCCTTGAGGTTGACTTCGTCCACAGGAGCCGGATATTCGGAAGTACAGTGCAGCAGTAAGACTTTGTTCATCAGGGCGGCGCGGCCTTCTCCCGACGCAAAAGCACGAAGAAAAGAACCGGGGGATGGAGCACAGTGAGGTTCCGTATAACCGAAGGCGAGACATGAAAGGGCTGTCTCGACCTCGCCGATGGTGGCCATGCCTGTAGAGAGGATGATGGATACTCCTTTCCGGGCGGCACTAAGCAGGAGAGGACCATTGGTTATCTCACCCGATCCGAGTTTGACCGTCTTCATTCCAAGGCAGTCCGTCAAAAAGTCGAGACTCCCCTGGTCGAATGGACTTGAGAGAAATTCAATTCCTCTCTTTCTGCACCGTTCAAGGAGCGCTTCATGAATCACAGGGGACAGTTCGAGCTTTGAGAGCATTTCCCACTGGGTTTCTTTTTCACCGGTCGTTTTTTTCTGGTACTCCGCCTTGGGCGCATTTTTCCGGACAAGGGCCGTCGCGGAAAACGTCTGGAATTTTACCGCATCAGCCCCGGAGTCGGCTGCCGCGTCAATAAGCCGGAGAGCCGTTTCCGGTGAGCCGTTATGATTTACTCCGGCCTCGGCAATTATATAGGTTGTTTTCTTATTATCTTTCAAAAACATAGCCGTACCCCGCTTCACCAGAATAATCATGGAAACGTATGATTATTGAAGATTTGCTTTCGAAATGAAAAAGCTCTTTTTGAAGTTGATTTAGTCTTCCCCTTGTACCTTCAGGATGTCATTTGTATCTAATCTCGGCAAAGTAAGATAATCGTCTTTTCCCCAGAAAGCAAGGCGGGGTTCCGTCGTGAGGCCCAAAGAGCACCCTTTTTGCTTCAGCAGGCTGAGAACTGCTTCGTTGTATGCTCCGTATGGATAGCACATGATCCAGTTCCGTGTGTCACTTCCTATCTGTTGCAGGAAAGCAAGGGAGCGTTCAATCTCCCGCGTCAATTCCTCGTGAGATAAAGTGTCAAGCCAGTAATGATCGTATCCATGACTGCCGATATACATCCCGTTTCGCTTCAGGCACTCAACCTGTTCGGTCGTCATGTAAAGCTCCTGGGCAAAGGCAGCTTCATCTTTCGAAACAAACCTGGTAAATAAATCATCAATAATGGCGTCGCGGAAAACCTCGGGAAGATCCCGCTGGAGCATTCTCTTAATAAAAACAACATCAGCCGTGTCAAAACGACCGGGTTTTCTCAGGTTCTCGAGAAAGAACTCGCTCTTCGGCAGCGAAAAATCCGGTTGTGAGGTGTCCACAGCATCACAGATATGCTGCACGATTTGCCTCTTGTTTTGAACGCTCGCAAGAATAAAATGGATCTTATTGACAGATAAAAGTTTTCTCTCCAGGATACATTTCCCGGAAGGGAAGAAACAAGCCGGAATCTTTTCCTTGTCCAGGACAGGAAAAACATACTGAAAATGATCCAAGTAGCCGTCATCAAAGGTCAACAAGGCTGCGTTTTTCGGCAAATCACTGCCGTTTTCCCTGCATTCGAACAAATCCCGGGCAGACACGAAATAATAAAGCTTCTTCAGATAGGCCACCTGTTCTTTGAATGTCTCAAATGGAAGCCCTTTAATTTCCGGATATCTTGACCTTTTCAACTCTCTGACATAATGATACATCACTATCGTAAGGTTACTCATATTTTCTTCCTTTCCAGAAAGTGCATTTCCCTTCCGTGCCTGCCATTGCCCCGCTGCTTACAGATTGGGCCAGAAAAGCCCCTTTTACACTTTCATGACATGAAGCATGAACGTTGAAGCCTGCGTCAGCATCTGGGTATTATTTCTTCCAAAAGACTGGAGCATATTGGCAATCAAAGCATAAATATCATTATGGGCATCCTTGGTTTTCGGTGTAACTCCATGGATATTCACAGGATATATTTCAATGGGCTTCAATCCTCTTTCAGCCAGCTTCCTTATCAACTGGGCCGGGGTATATTGAAACCTAGTGTTCACTTCAACACCGGTACCCGGATGTTTTATTTCTCGGTCCTGCAAAGGAGCTATCTTTACATCATGAAGCGCTTCTTCGATATTCTGGGAAACAGACCATCGCACTGCTTCAGTCAGCAGCATTTCTGCCGCCCCTGAATCAATTTCCTGCGATGTGTATTCATTCAGGGAAAAAAGATTAAAGAGCCTGTTACGGGAACCGCAGACAAAAGAGCCGCCACGCTTTAGGCCCCGGGCAACCATTTCAAAAAAAAGCTCCAACTCTTCGTAGGAAATATACTCAATGAATCCATTGGCAGAAATCAAATCATATTCTTCATTTCCCATCGAAAAATCGAAAATTGATGCGTGGACGAAGTCCGCCTTAATCCCGCTTTCTTTTTTCATTTTCAGGATGGCCTGTTCTATCATCTCTTCGGCAAAATCAACCCCTACGGACGGGATACCCAGTTTTGCCGCCTGAACCACAAGGTCACCAGTGCCGCATCCTACATCGAGAAAGGAACGAACGGGAGCGTTTTCTTTCGCAACGGAAAGGACAAAATCATTTCTTTCACGAATAAGGTTAAAGGATTCAAAGTTTCTATCCTCCGCTTTCATTCCCCATTCTTCCGCAAATTTTCTAAAATATGCCTGCGTTTCTTTCTGTTGTTTCGTTGTCATTTTTTCACCGCCTTATCGCAGAAGTAAGATCAAAGGGTATGTTAAAAAAGTATTTCTGCTCAACAGTTTTCGTTGTTTTCAGGTATTCAATCATCAATCCGGCAGGGCTTCGAAGGTCAGATACTTTTGGTGCCGCCTTTCCACGGAACAAGGCCTGATGTACTGCTGCTTCCACACCGTCCGTCTTACAGGGACAGTCAGCAACCAAGTCGTCACGAAGGCGCCCTTTCTGCCTTCTCCCGATATTCACCGTCGGGACACCGAAGAGGGGCGCTTCCATGATGCCGCTCGAAGAATTGCCGATAACTGCGTCTGCTATCGAAAGCATACCCCAATACCGTCTCCTCCCAAGTGATTGTACAAATACCCGTTTTTCCGGAGCGAGGCTGCAGAATTCGATCATCCGCTCATTGATTATCCGTCCGTCCGTGTCGGCGTTGGCCCCGGTGAAGACCATAGTCGCCGACGGGAAGCGGTCCAGAGCCGAGAGGAGGCGTTTGATCTGCTCTTCTGCAGACAAAGGTGAGCGGGTTTCAGGGTGATAGGTTACGACGAAGAGGGGTGATGAAAGGTGAATGCCGAGATGCTGCTCCAGTTCATTCCTGGTCGGCAGTTCAGTCTCCCTGATCCCGTCGAGGCACGCCGGGCCGACGACGAAGACCGAATCGGGAACCTCCCCCATCTGGATCACACGCCGCCGGTAATCTTCATGAGCTACGAAGTGGAGAGAACTCATCTTGGTGATGGCGTGACGGAAGGCGTCGTCGTAGGCGCCGAGGGTGATCTCGCCACCATGTATGTGGGCGACGGGTATCCCCGCAAGAACTGCTGCAGCAGCGGCACCGAGCATCTCGTACCGGTCACCCAGAATGACCAGCATATCCGGCTTCAATTCATCAAGAGCGTCGGCAAAACCAATGATGCCGAGGCCGAGGGACTTGGTCACCGCAAGGGTTGAATCGCCGGAGAGCAGCATCTCCACCCGTTTGTGGATGGGAAAGCCGTCCTCCTCGATCTCCTTCCAGGTCAGGCCGAACTCGGGCGACAGATGCGCCCCGGTGACGATAATCTGCAGCTCCAGGTCCGGATCGTCCAGAATTTTCTTCATCAGCGGGCTGAGAAGACCGTATTCAGCCCTTGTGGCGGTTATGACGGCGATTTTCCGGGCCATTGCCTCACCTTCTCATGGAATGGACGGCATCACGGATAATCTCCGCCGCCCGAAGGGTGGATTCTTCATCGTTGACCGTGGAAGCGGGAAGGTTGATGCCCTGTTCGAAGATACGTTCGGCCTCAGGATAGGAAAACCTGCAGCAGTCTCTCAGGTAAGGGTACGTATGCAGGGGAGAAAAGAGCCTCCGGGTGGGAACCCCTTTTTCCCGAAGTTTTTCCTGAAGCTCCGCAATGACGCCGCCGGAAAGGGTGAATGACGGAAGCCACCAGGCACTCTGCGCTCCCGGAAGCTCTTTCTGGAATTCCACCTCCGGAAGGCCGGCAAGGACTTCCCGGTAGATCCGGGCAAAGGTCCGCTTCTTTTCCAGGAAAAGGTCGATGCGCTCCATCTGGGCGAGGCCGAGGGCGGCCTCGAGGTTCGTCATCCGGTAGTTGTACCCCATTTCAGGGTGAAAATATCCCTTTGACGCATCCCGTGCCTGGTTGACGAGAAAGCGGATATGGTTGATCCGCTCCCTGTCACGGGCAACGACCATACCTCCCCCGCCGGTAGTGATAAGCTTGTTTCCGTTGAAGCTGAAACAGCCGAAATTCCCCAGGGTTCCGGAGGGTTTGCCTTTCCACGTTCCTCCCAGGCTCTCGGTGGCGTCTTCGATGATGACGAGTCCCCGCTCTTCCGCAATCCTTCCCAGTTTGTCCATATCGCAGAGGTTGCCGTAGAGGTGGACGGGCAGAATCGCCCGGGTTCTGGGCGTAACAGCCGCTTCCGTCAGTCCGGGGTCAAGGGTCCAGGTTTCGGGGTCCACGTCAACAAGCACAGGAGTTGCCCCGGTGTACAGGACCGGGTTGACCGAAGCTGCAAAGGAAAAGGCGGGCACGATGACCTCGTCCCCTGGTCCCACCCCTGCCTCGGCGAGGGCGATGTGAAGGGCTGCTGTACCGCTCTGGACCGAGACGCATTCCTCCGTCCCGAGGTACCGGGCAAACCGCTGCTCGAACTCCGGCACAAAGGGGCCTGCGGTGGAAACATAGGTTGAATCCACGCACTCCATGAGCTTTGCCTTTTCCGCCCCTCCGAGGTTCGGTGCATCAAGAAGCAGGAACATGTCGTTCACCTTCTATACGTTATAGATGCCGCTCTTGTAGAGCGCCCTGCGGTCATTCATCCATTCGATGGTTCGCTTCAGGCCTTCCTCGAGGGAAACAACGGCCTTCCACCCTGTGAGGGCGTTCATCTTCGACGGATTTGAAAGCAGCCGCTCCACCTCGCTCTTCTCAGGGCGGACCCGCTGTTCATCGGATGTTATACGGAAATGCTTTCCCAGAATTTTCCCGATGAGCAGGGCGAGGTCT is from Aminivibrio pyruvatiphilus and encodes:
- a CDS encoding acetyltransferase, translating into MNNLSARVLILGAGGHASVVLDLLLASGICPMGVIDPEKHPGETWEGIPVLGDDDFVLSMPTEAIVLVNGVGAVPGKTLRNDLFRRFRAQGYSFLSLVHPSAVLSPAVNLEEGSQIMAGSVLQRNAAVGENSVVNTRAVLEHDCSVEAGSFIGPGAILCGNTRVKEGAFIGAGAVLLPGVIVGQKAVVGAGAVVLRDVEKEETVTGVPAKPRKK
- a CDS encoding Gfo/Idh/MocA family protein, encoding MKCFIAGLGSMGKRRLRLVRRFFPEMDIAVLDARQDRRDDVSRSYGCTVYESFEGGLADFSPDVLIVSTPPDAHALSIHSALEKGIHTFSELDLLDDGYDAILPFEENGFPVAFLSSTPLYRSENRWIIGNHGKTGARKFYTYHVGQYLPDWHPWEKYDEFFVGSPRTNAIREILCIELPWLTECFGKVTDFSCSWSRTSSLNLPYPDTCQVLLRHGDGTTGSFTLDCVSRKAVRNLLISGEEGTILWEGNSQSLRYLSPSGEPVHPLLDEKELERQAGYAQFISESPYLEELRHFFRLVSGETAERGYSYARHREILRLVDGLEREWKEH
- the neuB gene encoding N-acetylneuraminate synthase, whose product is MIILVKRGTAMFLKDNKKTTYIIAEAGVNHNGSPETALRLIDAAADSGADAVKFQTFSATALVRKNAPKAEYQKKTTGEKETQWEMLSKLELSPVIHEALLERCRKRGIEFLSSPFDQGSLDFLTDCLGMKTVKLGSGEITNGPLLLSAARKGVSIILSTGMATIGEVETALSCLAFGYTEPHCAPSPGSFLRAFASGEGRAALMNKVLLLHCTSEYPAPVDEVNLKAMVTLRNAFRLPVGYSDHTEGTAVSIAAVALGACIIEKHFTLDREQAGPDHRASLDPVLFSRLVKEVRLAERSLGTEAKVPSPSEWDTRELVRKSIVASRPVRKGEIFTSDNLAFKRPGNGMSPFQFWELLGRTAGKDYEPDEGINE
- the neuC gene encoding UDP-N-acetylglucosamine 2-epimerase; translated protein: MARKIAVITATRAEYGLLSPLMKKILDDPDLELQIIVTGAHLSPEFGLTWKEIEEDGFPIHKRVEMLLSGDSTLAVTKSLGLGIIGFADALDELKPDMLVILGDRYEMLGAAAAAVLAGIPVAHIHGGEITLGAYDDAFRHAITKMSSLHFVAHEDYRRRVIQMGEVPDSVFVVGPACLDGIRETELPTRNELEQHLGIHLSSPLFVVTYHPETRSPLSAEEQIKRLLSALDRFPSATMVFTGANADTDGRIINERMIEFCSLAPEKRVFVQSLGRRRYWGMLSIADAVIGNSSSGIMEAPLFGVPTVNIGRRQKGRLRDDLVADCPCKTDGVEAAVHQALFRGKAAPKVSDLRSPAGLMIEYLKTTKTVEQKYFFNIPFDLTSAIRR
- a CDS encoding polysaccharide deacetylase family protein, whose protein sequence is MSNLTIVMYHYVRELKRSRYPEIKGLPFETFKEQVAYLKKLYYFVSARDLFECRENGSDLPKNAALLTFDDGYLDHFQYVFPVLDKEKIPACFFPSGKCILERKLLSVNKIHFILASVQNKRQIVQHICDAVDTSQPDFSLPKSEFFLENLRKPGRFDTADVVFIKRMLQRDLPEVFRDAIIDDLFTRFVSKDEAAFAQELYMTTEQVECLKRNGMYIGSHGYDHYWLDTLSHEELTREIERSLAFLQQIGSDTRNWIMCYPYGAYNEAVLSLLKQKGCSLGLTTEPRLAFWGKDDYLTLPRLDTNDILKVQGED
- a CDS encoding class I SAM-dependent methyltransferase, translated to MTTKQQKETQAYFRKFAEEWGMKAEDRNFESFNLIRERNDFVLSVAKENAPVRSFLDVGCGTGDLVVQAAKLGIPSVGVDFAEEMIEQAILKMKKESGIKADFVHASIFDFSMGNEEYDLISANGFIEYISYEELELFFEMVARGLKRGGSFVCGSRNRLFNLFSLNEYTSQEIDSGAAEMLLTEAVRWSVSQNIEEALHDVKIAPLQDREIKHPGTGVEVNTRFQYTPAQLIRKLAERGLKPIEIYPVNIHGVTPKTKDAHNDIYALIANMLQSFGRNNTQMLTQASTFMLHVMKV
- a CDS encoding aminotransferase class I/II-fold pyridoxal phosphate-dependent enzyme; this encodes MFLLLDAPNLGGAEKAKLMECVDSTYVSTAGPFVPEFEQRFARYLGTEECVSVQSGTAALHIALAEAGVGPGDEVIVPAFSFAASVNPVLYTGATPVLVDVDPETWTLDPGLTEAAVTPRTRAILPVHLYGNLCDMDKLGRIAEERGLVIIEDATESLGGTWKGKPSGTLGNFGCFSFNGNKLITTGGGGMVVARDRERINHIRFLVNQARDASKGYFHPEMGYNYRMTNLEAALGLAQMERIDLFLEKKRTFARIYREVLAGLPEVEFQKELPGAQSAWWLPSFTLSGGVIAELQEKLREKGVPTRRLFSPLHTYPYLRDCCRFSYPEAERIFEQGINLPASTVNDEESTLRAAEIIRDAVHSMRR